The Mycolicibacterium lutetiense genome window below encodes:
- the murA gene encoding UDP-N-acetylglucosamine 1-carboxyvinyltransferase: MSERFLVTGGNRLSGEVAVGGAKNSVLKLMAAALLAEGTSTITNCPDILDVPLMAEVLRGLGATVELDGDTVRITSPDEPKYDADFAAVRQFRASVCVLGPLVGRCKKAKVALPGGDAIGSRPLDMHQAGLRQLGATCNIEHGCVVAEADHLRGAEIQLEFPSVGATENILMAAVLAEGVTTIHNAAREPDIVDICAMLNQMGAKVSGAGTSTLTITGVDRLYPTQHRVIGDRIVAATWGIAAAMTRGDISVTGVDPQHLQLVLHKLHDAGATVTQNDNGFRVVQYERPKAVNVATLPFPGFPTDLQPMAIGLAAVADGTSMITENVFEARFRFVEEMIRLGADARTDGHHAVVRGIPQLSSAPVWSSDIRAGAGLVLAGLVADGETEVHDVFHIDRGYPLFVENLLSLGAEIERVGS; this comes from the coding sequence GTGAGCGAGCGTTTCTTGGTGACCGGAGGAAACCGGTTGTCAGGCGAAGTTGCTGTCGGTGGGGCCAAGAACAGTGTGCTGAAACTGATGGCGGCCGCACTGCTGGCCGAGGGCACCAGCACCATCACCAACTGCCCCGACATTCTTGATGTGCCGCTGATGGCCGAGGTGCTGCGGGGCTTGGGCGCGACCGTGGAGCTTGACGGTGACACCGTCCGGATCACGTCGCCCGACGAACCCAAGTACGACGCCGATTTCGCGGCGGTCCGCCAGTTCCGTGCGTCGGTGTGCGTGCTGGGACCACTCGTCGGTCGCTGCAAGAAAGCCAAGGTCGCGCTTCCCGGGGGTGATGCGATCGGGTCGCGGCCGCTGGATATGCACCAGGCCGGGTTACGCCAGCTGGGGGCGACCTGCAATATCGAGCACGGCTGTGTGGTGGCCGAGGCCGATCATCTGCGGGGTGCCGAGATTCAGCTGGAGTTCCCGTCGGTGGGAGCGACCGAGAACATCCTGATGGCCGCGGTACTGGCTGAAGGTGTCACCACGATCCACAATGCTGCGCGCGAACCAGACATCGTCGACATCTGCGCGATGCTCAACCAGATGGGCGCCAAGGTCAGCGGTGCGGGGACATCGACGCTGACGATCACCGGAGTCGACCGGCTCTATCCCACACAACACCGGGTGATCGGTGACCGGATCGTGGCAGCCACGTGGGGGATAGCCGCGGCGATGACGCGCGGAGACATCTCGGTGACGGGCGTGGACCCGCAACACCTGCAGTTGGTGCTGCACAAGTTGCACGACGCCGGCGCGACAGTGACCCAGAACGACAACGGTTTCCGGGTGGTCCAGTACGAGCGACCCAAAGCGGTGAACGTGGCGACGCTGCCGTTCCCCGGATTTCCGACGGATCTGCAGCCGATGGCGATCGGGCTCGCGGCGGTGGCCGACGGCACCTCGATGATCACCGAGAACGTGTTCGAGGCCCGGTTCCGTTTCGTCGAGGAGATGATCCGGCTCGGAGCTGATGCACGGACCGACGGTCACCACGCGGTGGTGCGGGGGATCCCGCAGCTTTCGAGTGCCCCGGTGTGGTCCTCGGACATCCGGGCGGGCGCCGGCCTGGTGCTCGCCGGCCTGGTCGCAGACGGCGAGACCGAGGTTCACGATGTGTTCCACATCGATCGCGGCTACCCGTTGTTCGTGGAAAACCTGTTGAGCCTCGGCGCCGAGATCGAGCGAGTAGGCTCGTAG